AGAGCCTTCAGTGTGAGCACAGCCCTGCCTGCACCCTGATGTCAGACGTCTGGCCTCCAGGGCTGTGAATGGATACCCTGTTTGAAACCACCAGGTCTGGCCATCTGTCACGGCAGCCCTGGGAGCCCAGTACAGCTCTGTCACCTGCAGAGTCTCGGGATCCTCCCATTGGCCCTTGACACTCCTGCCTTACAGGTTGGTGACTTGGGCCGGAGGCAGAGAGCCCAAAGCCGCACAGGTGGTTGCTGTGGTTCACATCTGCTGTTGTCCCTCTCGGCCACTCAGGAACGTCCCTTAGCCTTGAACCAATGAGTTCAACCTTCTCCGAGGGGCCTTAGGTGGCTGTGGGGCACCTTGCTGCCCAGGCAGAGAAGCTGAGGCAGCAGCGTGGCCTTTGGGAGGGTGCTGTGCAGCTCTCAGCTACACGGGGCTGCTAGTGTGGTTCCCCCGGGACTCGGGCTGAGCCGACGCTGAACCCAGACCCAGCAGCTGTGTGCAGTCCCGCTCAGAACCTGCGGTCGCCACCTGTCCTGACCGTCAGACTCCCAGTGAGAGCGACACCTGATGACAAGACATCGCGGCAGCTTGGAATGAGCACACAGAGGGGAGACGGCTTTCTGAGGAGATGGAGAGGAGAGGATCAGACTCGGAAGTCAGCACTCACGGTGGCGCACGTGCAGGAGGCGAGAGAACTCCCTTccatgtcatgctctcccccctTCTGTTTGCTGCACATGCTTTTTATAGCACAATACGATTTGTTGAAGTCCAAactcctgggtcctcagaatgGGACCCAGTTTGGAAATAGGCTCATTGCAGATGTCGTTAGTTAAAGTGAGGTCATGTGGGAATTGGGTGGGCCCCCAATGCCGTATGACTGGTAACCTCGTAAGAAGGGGGAATTTGGACCCACAGGGAGAAACCATGTGAGGATGAAGATAGAGGTCAGGGTGATGCTTCTAGGCATCAAGATAACCGAAGATTGCCAGCACACCcccaggaacgggggggggggcaggggagaccTGGAACGGGGTCTCCCTCAGAGCCTTGGAAGGAGCTAGCCAGCCCTGGTGACACTGacctcagacttctggcctccagaccgTGACAGGGTCCGTTCCTGCTGTTGAAACCGCTCAGCAGGTGGCAGTCATGCAGCCCCTAGAAGTGCACCAGGACCCGGTTGCTGTGTGGCAGGACCTCAGAGCTGCCCACGTTCACGTTAGGACATTTAGGGCCCTTGGGCTGGGAAGGGGGTTGCTCCTTCCCACCTCCTCTGATTCATGGGGCCATTTTTACTTAGCCTTTGTTAGTGGTGTACGGGTTAGTGAGCTCACCCCAGGCCAGGAATTTCCCCAGGTGTCCCTGGACCTGCCTGTTGCCTATTGTAGCCTCTTGATAACGAGATGGCATGTGTTACGTGACTTTGGACAGATAGTGGCCCAGAGGTTTTCCATGTGTGCTCTGAGGGACCCTGGGacgctgggtgggggtgggggtgtccccTTTTCAGCAACTTGTCTGTGTGAGGCCAGAGGTTCAATACGTGCTTCCATAACTTTTTTATATCAATTACATGCGGATGATATTTTGAATGTTACTGGTTAAATAACTTAACACTAAGTTTACCCctttctttttgtactttttaaaatgtggccgCTAGAAAGTTTAAAACCACATGTGGCTCGCATTTGTGGCCGGCATTCTATTTCTGTGAATTCAAAagcagaactgagaacccagtgCTCTCTTAACAAGCCAGGGGTTAAAGTgatttgtaaaaatgtaaaaccatGCCACTGTTCtcactgttttgtttattttttttatgttatttttcatgaaaaatgttttttgtgcAAACCTATAATCGGTTCATTATTTGTAAATGAATTAAGAATCACAGGGTTTAAAGAGTAACTCAATACCTTTTGCTTAgttttgctatgaacctaaaactcCTTTGAAAAATGGTGTATTTGAAGGAAAAGTTTAAGGGGAATTGTCCTGAAATTATGAGGCATATTGAAGTATTACAGTATAAAACCACAACTTTTTCAAGTTAAGGATTTATTAAAAATTAGGCTTAGTTTCTAATAAGGTAAATATCAAGAGACAGAACCCATATAAAGAAAAGCttgtgcggccctggccggttggctcagtggtagagcatcaacctgacgtgcagaagccccaggttcaattcccggccagggcacacaggagaagcgcccatctgcttctccacccctccccctctctttcctctctgtctctctcttcccctcccgcagccgaggctccattggaacaaagatggcccgggtgctggggatggctccttggcctctgccccaggcgctagagtggctctggtcgcgacagagccatgccccggaggggcagagcatcgccccctggtgggcagagcgtcgccccctggtgggcgtgccgggtggatcctggtcgggcgcatgcagagtctgtctatccctgtttccggcttcagaaaaatacaaaaaataaaataaaataaaaagaaaaaaaagaaaaaaaaaagcttgtggccctggctggtcggctcagtggtagagcgtcggcctggcgtgtggaagtcccaggttcaattcccggccagggcacacaggagaagcgcccatttgcttctccacccctccccctctccttcctctttgtctctctcttcccctctggcagccaaggctccattggagcaaagatggcccgggcgctgaggatgggtctgtggcctctgcctcaggctctagaatggctctgattgcggcagagatcgcccctggtggacatgctgggtggatcccggttgggcgtatgcgggagtctgtctgactgcttccccgtttccaacttcagaaaaatacaaaaaaaataaaaagaaaagcttgtGGAGTCCTGAGACCAAAAGGCTTGCTTTAGTCTCATCTTCTGCGCGAGTTCAGTGTGAAACTCAGCTCCAAAGTCAAAACCTCTTTAGTCAAAGTGCTCCGGACGCCTCTGGCAGGCACCATGAAGGAGTCTTTGTCACCATGGCTCTTGGAGAGTCCTGGATGGACCCCTCACCATTGGcccaagaggaggttgctgtgtTCACGAGCTTGTGCGTGACCCTCTGGCCACATGTGGGGTTGCTGGGAGGGTACAAGATGTTCATGTTCTAGCTGCATTTACATATTTAGAGACTTGAAAAACCTCAGGTTTAAGACTTCCAGTCTTGTGCTGCCCTGGGTCTACACGTAGCCACTCCCAGTTGTCATGTCCCGTGTCACCCCAGGCTCTGTCCTTCCCCCGCATGCAGAGAGTGGACCGTGCACCCCCGTCCGATCTCAAAGTGAGACCCGGGAACTCGTTGACTCGGTATGTACAGTCAACTGTTTGACAAGGGAGCTAAGACTCACCCCAcggagaaaagacagtctcttcagtaAGTGGTGTGGGGAAAACGGGATAGTTAGTCCCACATAGAAGAATGAAGCTAGACCCCTCTCTGACACCACTCACAAATACTAACTCACAGTAGGTTGCAGGCTTAGATATGAGACCGGAAACcttaaactcctagaagaaaacgtTACGTGGTACGCTTAGTCATGGTGATTagtttttggatttgacaccaaatgcaaaaataaacaaatgggacgacatcaaactaaaaaagcttctgTTTGGCCAGAGACACAATCAACAGAACGAAAAGAACGTACAACATGGGCAAAAGAAGTATTTGCAAACCATGTATCTGTTAAGGGGTtcatatccaaaatgtataaagaactcatgcGACTccataggaaaaaacaaaacaataattctATCAAAAAcgggcaaaggaactgaacagacatttttccagaGAGGGTCATGAACGGCTGACAGGTACACAAAAAGGCGCCGATTAGTGTCACTAACCATCAGGGGAAGTGCAAAACCAAGCCTCTGTGAGCGGccccctcacacctgtcagagtggctaTTACAGAAAAGACAGGTGGTCATGGAGGAAAGGGAACACCCGCGTGTCCTGTcgttgggaatgtaaattggggCAGCTGCTGTAGAACCTAGTATGGGATTTCCTTGAAAAACTTAACACGTGACTCGGCAGTTCCCCTTTGGGGACTTTTGTTTCCAAAGGAAACAGAAGCGGTATGTCTAAGAGACATCTGTACCTCCATGTTCAGGAAAGTAGCAtgaatagccaagatgtggaaacaacctgaATGTCCATCCGTGGgtgaatgcataaagaagatgCGGTAGTTATACAACGGGATATTATTTGACCATGAGAAGGAAGTTCtgccttgtttttttgtttgttttttgacaacatggctggacctggagggcattatgctaagtgagatgaGCGAGGGGGAGGAAGACACATACCTACTCTAGGACCTCACTTATATGGGGATACGAAATACCCAGCCGCACAGGATAAGAGACCCCGTCTGTGATTgccagaggcaggcagggaggagggtcATTGGATGAAGGTGGCAAACAGGTACAACGTCCAGCTACAGATTGATAAGGACTAGGGGTGTCACGTACAACATGATGGCTTTAGCGGACTCTGCTACAGCAGGATACATAGGAGAGTTGTTATGAGACTACTAGGTCCTAAGAATTCTCaggacaagaaaaaatattttccaccagcccccctttttttttgtatctatgtgagatgatggatgttaacCGGGCTTACTGTGGTGAGCATGTCCCAGTATATGGAAGTCATTATTACACTGTGCCCCCTTACACTTATATGATGCTGcctgtcagttatatctcaataaaacttgggggagggagggaagatatGTGTTGAAGTATGATGTGTGTGTCTTTCACGTGGTTCGGTACAAAAAGAGATTGTGACTAGAGGGATGAAGCCAAATATGGCAGAATGTGAACAGTTGTTAAATCTGGCAGGTTTCCATTAGAGATAGTATTTATTTGACTGTCCTGTTAACTTTtctgtttgaaaattttcttaagtCGGGCAATCAGAAGATGCAACCTCCTTCATATCACTCCCTGCTTGAGCTGGAACTTCGAGTGTGGGTACCAGTTTACGATTAGGTTTGGCTGTGAGTAAGCAACCCCaccccaaagaaaaaaataacagcagcTTAAGCAAGATGCAAGCTTATTTCTCTAATGTACACAGGTAGGTGGTTAGGCAGGTAGGTGGCTTATGCAGCCCTTTGTCCTCAGGACCGAGGCACCTCCCCATCTTATCGCTTCCCCAATAGGTGACTTTTCTTCCCTCATGGCCCAAGACAGCTGCTTTCTCTCCTACCATCGCATCCACATTCCagcagggaaaagaagaggtaaaggtcACATTCCTGCtacttttagggaaaaaaagcaCTTGAAACTATTACAGAATATTtctgcttccctctcttcttGACCAAAGCTTAGCCACATAGCTATAAGGGAGATATGCCTTTCTGCTAGGCAGCCACGTGTCCAGCCTGAAATGCATTTGTTTCAGAGGCAAGAAGGGAGTCAGTGGAGGGGCAGTTTGCAGGCCCTGCCCTGCTGTGACGGGTGTTTTAGACCCACAGCAGGGCAGGCATTCTGCAAAGCCGGCCCAGTCTCCTCTCTAAGGGCTTAGTATGAAGGTTAATGAGGCAGTTTAGTTCCTTGGGTTGTTGCAAAGGCCCAGCAAGTGCGCTGAGCTGCCCAAGCCCAGCCCAGTTTGTGTAGAAAACCCCCCTCCCTGATTTCCTGTCACTGGCCAACTGTCCCTCTTTTCTGTCCTGCAGTCTTGAACCTGTCTCAGAATCTCAGCGCTGCCTCGGTGGCCAGCAGCCCGGCCCGCGCCCTCGTGCTGGTCGGCGTCATCCTGCTGGCCTACTGGTTCCTGTccctgaccttgggcttcacctTCGGCGTCCTGCACGTGGTGTTCGGGCGCTTCTTCTGGGTCGTCCGGGTCATCCTGTTCTCCATGTCCTGCGTGTACATCCTGCACAAGTACGAGGGGGAGCCGGAGAACGCACTGCTGCCTCTCTGCTTCGTGGTGGCCGTCTACTTCATGACGGGGCCTATGGGTTTCTACTGGCGGGGCGGCCCCGGCGGCCCCAGCGTGGAGGAGAAGTTGGAACACCTGGAGAACCAGGTCAGACTCCTCAACATCCGCCTCAACCGGGTGCTCGAGAGCCTTGACCGCGCCAACGGCAAGTGACAATCAGCCAGCCGGCCGGGTCCCCTCGCGCCAGCGCCCTccatcagaaaacagaaaaagaagaagaggaaaaggacgGCCACCCCGAAACAATCTTAATAAAATGTTCCTGAGCAAGAGGGAGGCGCTCTGGTGAGGGTGTGTCCGTCCACCTGGACGCTCTTGGGACGCATTTTATTCCGGGAGGAGGGACCAGCTCGGTGACGTAGAACGACCCCACCGGGTGTCATTAGCGGAAgacctattttttaaacaaaggataTAACCATATTAGCTGTATAGTCAGAGGAGTTTATCTGCATAGAGCATCAAGTTAATTTTTTCAAGCATTTAAATACATCTTTtgtaaggttgtttttttttttaataaaggcagATCTGAGTCAAGTTTCTTAAAACTTTTACTTGGACAGGGGGAAGATGATGCTAATTGGACATTTTGGAAAAGTGCAGCATCTGTTGTTGTTGCCGCGTAGGAATGGGTGGGTGAGGTCTGTGTGTGCCATTTTTGTGTCTCTAAAAGGCGAGCTTTGTTCTAGGTTGTTCTGGATTGACATTGACCAGATTGGTGAACATTGTCCTTTCTGAATACAGGCAGTTGGGTTTTGTGGAGGAAACCAAACATGGTTCCTGGGGACCCCAGCCAAGCCCCCCCATCAGTTATATTTCTAAGTGAGGAAATCATTATTTGTAGAGCAACctgagatttctttttgtttttcctttccccttctgtACTTGGAGGAATGTTGCTCAGCTCAACATTTTGTAACGGAAAAACTAGGAAAAGAAATGTCTTCGGGGTTCGATGCCAAGAGCGACCTGGGTAGGTGCCCAGGCTCGCTGGGGAGTGTCTTGGATGTCCTGCTCTTGCGTTTGGCAGCTGGGCCTCTCTAGCAAAGCTGTGCTCTCAAGGGGCTTTTTGTTTAGATGTTGCGTTTTGGTCTGGGTTGACTCAGGGCCTCAGAGGGAAAACATACTGTCGCAGCTAACACCATTCTCAAGTCCACCGCTGCTTATAGAGCGTCTCGGGGGCGAGGGCAGCATACCCAAGGCTTGGAGAAGATCGGAATTGTTTTCCCTGGAATTTTTACAATCCACGGGTTAGGTGCTTTCTGTCTGAAGTGTGTGGTGCCTTCATTTTAGGTGGTGTCTAAGGGCAGAGAGAGGTGCCAGCAGGGCAGACCACGGTGGGGGTCCTGGACAGGCTTAGACCCAGGGCTGGAGAGAGCGCCCGTCCTAGACCCCCAAGCATGTTGGTGTGCACC
The DNA window shown above is from Saccopteryx bilineata isolate mSacBil1 chromosome 2, mSacBil1_pri_phased_curated, whole genome shotgun sequence and carries:
- the BRI3BP gene encoding BRI3-binding protein, which translates into the protein MGARASGWPRARAGLLLLLPLLLGLLAPGAQGARGRGGTEKNSYRRTVNTFSQSVSSLFGEDNVRAAQKFLTRLTERFVLGVDMFVETLWKVWTEVLEVLGLDVLNLSQNLSAASVASSPARALVLVGVILLAYWFLSLTLGFTFGVLHVVFGRFFWVVRVILFSMSCVYILHKYEGEPENALLPLCFVVAVYFMTGPMGFYWRGGPGGPSVEEKLEHLENQVRLLNIRLNRVLESLDRANGK